A single Myxococcales bacterium DNA region contains:
- the miaB gene encoding tRNA (N6-isopentenyl adenosine(37)-C2)-methylthiotransferase MiaB, whose amino-acid sequence MSNLVHIRRHAPGPGASEAPAPAPSHMEPGATAGSPLAYVETYGCQMNVADTEMVLGMLSGAGYGRTEDPAQADLILINTCAVREKAEERVYGRVGALAHLKRRKNVVLGVTGCMAEHLKGKLQEKAPAVDLVIGPDAYRRLLEHVDRARTGQSVEDTKLDRYETYEGLDPDRQMTGGVTGHITIQRGCDKFCTFCIVPYTRGRERGAAPREILRQARAMAEAGYKEVQLLGQTVNSYRYEDVTFADLLRSVAQVEGLERIRFTSPYPLDFSDDVIAAMAETDKVCKHVHLPLQSGSDSVLERMRRGYDYATFRTLVSKLRAAMPDIGITTDLMVGFCDESDEEFRATIDAMAELRFDNAFTFAYSEREGTVAARKMPDTVPEGVKQRRLAEMITLQRQISTEISQAQVGTRQRVLVETTSRRSAEEFLARTSAFRSVVIPAAGFKPGDLVDVEITGTTTATLYGRPVEGV is encoded by the coding sequence ATGTCCAACCTGGTGCACATTCGCCGTCACGCTCCCGGTCCTGGGGCTTCCGAAGCTCCGGCCCCGGCCCCCTCCCACATGGAGCCCGGGGCCACCGCCGGCTCGCCTCTGGCGTACGTGGAGACCTACGGCTGCCAGATGAACGTCGCCGACACCGAGATGGTGCTGGGCATGCTCTCGGGGGCAGGCTACGGGCGTACGGAGGATCCTGCGCAGGCGGACCTCATTTTGATTAACACCTGCGCCGTCCGAGAGAAGGCCGAAGAGCGGGTCTATGGCCGGGTGGGCGCGCTGGCGCACCTCAAGCGCCGCAAGAACGTGGTGTTGGGCGTGACGGGCTGCATGGCCGAGCACCTCAAGGGCAAGCTTCAGGAAAAAGCGCCCGCGGTGGACCTGGTGATCGGCCCGGATGCCTACCGGCGCCTCCTGGAACATGTCGATCGCGCCCGCACCGGCCAGAGCGTCGAAGACACCAAGCTCGACCGCTACGAAACCTACGAAGGGCTCGATCCGGACCGTCAGATGACCGGCGGGGTCACCGGACACATCACGATCCAGCGCGGCTGCGACAAGTTCTGCACCTTCTGCATCGTGCCCTACACCCGGGGGCGGGAGCGGGGCGCGGCGCCCCGCGAGATCTTGCGGCAGGCGCGGGCCATGGCCGAGGCGGGATACAAGGAGGTGCAGCTCCTCGGGCAAACGGTCAACTCGTACCGCTACGAAGACGTCACGTTCGCGGACTTGCTCCGCAGCGTGGCCCAGGTGGAAGGCCTCGAGCGGATCCGCTTCACCTCACCCTACCCGCTCGACTTTTCGGACGATGTCATCGCGGCCATGGCCGAGACGGACAAGGTCTGCAAGCACGTTCACCTCCCCCTGCAGTCGGGCTCGGACAGCGTGCTCGAGCGCATGCGGCGCGGGTACGACTACGCCACCTTTCGTACGCTCGTGAGCAAGCTCCGGGCCGCCATGCCGGACATCGGGATCACCACGGACTTGATGGTGGGCTTCTGTGACGAAAGCGACGAAGAGTTTCGTGCCACGATCGACGCGATGGCCGAATTGCGCTTCGATAACGCCTTTACCTTCGCGTATTCGGAGCGCGAGGGCACGGTGGCCGCGCGCAAGATGCCCGACACGGTGCCCGAAGGGGTCAAGCAACGGCGGCTGGCAGAGATGATCACCCTGCAGCGCCAAATCAGCACCGAGATCAGCCAGGCCCAGGTGGGCACCCGCCAACGGGTGCTGGTGGAGACCACCTCTCGGCGCTCGGCCGAGGAGTTCCTGGCGCGGACCAGCGCGTTTCGTTCCGTGGTGATTCCGGCCGCCGGCTTCAAGCCCGGCGATCTCGTGGACGTCGAGATCACGGGCACCACCACCGCAACGCTTTACGGCCGCCCCGTGGAGGGTGTGTGA
- a CDS encoding vitamin B12-dependent ribonucleotide reductase: MLENVPRKGRNGRTTGTVVNDDAEGPLTPRHAKARETRPGLTFERFFTREGDDGYGGITWELRTASITGESGKSIFEQKDIEVPKFWSQTATNVVAQKYFRGQPGTPERERSVRQLIDRVADTVTNWGLADGYFADGASAEVFRAELKHLIVNQKMSFNSPVWFNVGIEAEPQCSACFINSVDDTMGGILTLAKTEGMLFKYGSGTGTNLSPIRSSREFLNGGGTASGPVSFMRGFDAFAGVIKSGGKTRRAAKMVILNVDHPDVEEFIWCKAKEEKKAWALIDAGYDGSFDGEAYKSIFFQNSNNSVRVTDDFMEAVQKDNDWSTRAVLTGAPVDTFKARKLWRAIAQAAWECGDPGLQFDTTVNAWHTSPNSGRINASNPCSEYMYLDDSACNLASLNLRKFQTEQGGFDVDGYKKAIELTITAQEILVDNAKYPTPRIAENSHKYRPLGLGYANLGSLLMSMGLPYDSEEGRAWCGALTSILTGWAYRTSARISRDATGPFEGYAVNEQPFLGVMKKHRYHVDKIDRAFVAGNVWEAARDAWDDAIVIGAEAGFRNGQATVLAPTGTIGFMMDCDTTGIEPDIALIKYKRLVGGGMIKIVNNTIDEALRALGYDHGQRKEIVEYVDREETIEGAPGLDPDHLPVFDCAFRAANGTRSIHYTGHIRMMSAAQPFLSGAISKTVNLPADASVEDVQEAYLESWKAGLKAVAIYRDGCKRTQPLSTSKTDPGLQKAKAKGEAVVLRKKLPDERHSLTHKFSVAGHEGYIHVGLYEDGAPGEIFVRMAKEGSTISGLMDSFATAVSLALQHGVSLRLLVDKFSRTRFEPAGFTGNPEIPRATSLMDYIFRWLEAKFLREDGTIGAPSLNEKADKAAAIVAKPSTPAPKVEVVDATKAPLEKFESRPMFGFIARSEAPTCPECGDIMVPNGSCHKCITCGTTSGCS; this comes from the coding sequence ATGCTTGAGAACGTTCCACGTAAAGGCCGCAATGGACGCACCACGGGGACTGTCGTGAATGATGACGCCGAGGGACCCCTGACGCCGCGCCACGCCAAGGCTCGCGAGACCCGGCCTGGCCTCACGTTCGAGCGCTTCTTCACCCGCGAGGGCGACGACGGCTATGGTGGCATCACGTGGGAGCTGCGTACCGCCTCCATCACCGGCGAGAGCGGCAAGAGCATCTTCGAGCAGAAGGACATCGAGGTGCCCAAGTTCTGGAGCCAGACGGCCACGAACGTCGTTGCCCAGAAATACTTCCGCGGTCAGCCCGGCACGCCCGAGCGTGAGCGCTCCGTGCGCCAGCTCATCGACCGCGTGGCCGACACGGTGACGAACTGGGGTCTGGCCGACGGCTACTTCGCCGACGGCGCCTCGGCCGAGGTGTTCCGCGCCGAGCTCAAGCACCTCATCGTCAACCAGAAGATGTCTTTCAACTCGCCCGTGTGGTTCAACGTGGGCATCGAAGCCGAACCGCAGTGTTCAGCCTGCTTCATCAACAGCGTCGACGACACCATGGGGGGCATCCTCACGCTGGCGAAGACCGAAGGCATGCTCTTCAAGTACGGCTCGGGTACGGGCACCAACCTGTCGCCCATCCGCTCTTCGCGCGAGTTCCTCAACGGCGGCGGCACGGCCTCGGGCCCCGTGAGCTTCATGCGCGGATTCGACGCCTTCGCGGGCGTGATCAAGTCGGGCGGGAAGACCCGCCGGGCCGCGAAGATGGTGATCCTGAACGTCGACCACCCCGACGTAGAAGAGTTCATCTGGTGCAAGGCCAAAGAAGAGAAGAAGGCGTGGGCCCTGATCGATGCGGGCTACGACGGCTCATTCGACGGCGAGGCCTATAAGTCGATCTTCTTCCAAAACTCGAACAACTCCGTGCGCGTCACCGACGACTTCATGGAGGCCGTTCAGAAGGACAACGACTGGTCGACGCGCGCCGTGCTCACGGGCGCTCCGGTCGATACCTTCAAGGCGCGGAAACTGTGGCGCGCCATCGCGCAGGCCGCCTGGGAGTGCGGTGACCCCGGCCTTCAGTTCGACACCACCGTCAACGCCTGGCACACGTCGCCCAACTCGGGCCGCATCAACGCCAGCAATCCCTGCAGCGAGTACATGTACCTCGACGACTCGGCCTGCAATCTGGCCTCACTCAACCTGCGCAAGTTTCAAACGGAGCAGGGTGGGTTCGACGTCGACGGCTACAAGAAGGCCATCGAACTCACGATCACCGCACAAGAGATCCTGGTCGACAACGCCAAGTACCCCACGCCGCGGATCGCGGAGAACTCGCACAAGTACCGTCCCTTGGGCCTCGGCTACGCCAACTTGGGCTCGTTGCTCATGTCGATGGGCTTGCCCTATGACTCGGAAGAGGGCCGCGCCTGGTGCGGAGCTTTGACCTCGATCCTCACCGGCTGGGCCTACCGCACCAGCGCCCGCATCTCGCGCGACGCCACGGGCCCCTTCGAGGGCTACGCCGTCAACGAGCAGCCCTTCCTGGGCGTCATGAAGAAGCACCGCTACCACGTGGACAAGATCGACCGCGCCTTCGTGGCCGGCAACGTGTGGGAAGCCGCACGCGACGCCTGGGACGACGCGATCGTCATCGGCGCCGAAGCGGGATTCCGCAATGGGCAGGCCACGGTGCTTGCGCCCACCGGAACCATCGGCTTCATGATGGACTGCGACACCACGGGCATCGAGCCCGACATCGCGCTCATCAAGTACAAGCGCCTCGTGGGCGGCGGCATGATCAAGATCGTCAACAACACGATCGACGAGGCGTTGAGGGCCCTCGGCTACGATCACGGACAACGCAAGGAGATCGTCGAGTACGTGGATCGCGAAGAGACGATTGAGGGGGCGCCCGGGCTCGACCCCGATCACCTGCCTGTCTTCGACTGCGCCTTCCGCGCAGCGAACGGCACGCGTTCCATTCACTACACGGGTCACATCCGCATGATGTCCGCCGCCCAGCCGTTTCTCTCGGGCGCCATCTCGAAGACGGTGAACTTGCCCGCGGATGCGTCCGTCGAGGACGTACAGGAAGCCTACCTCGAGTCGTGGAAGGCGGGCCTCAAGGCCGTGGCCATCTACCGTGACGGCTGCAAGCGCACGCAACCTCTGTCCACGAGCAAAACCGATCCGGGGCTGCAAAAGGCCAAGGCCAAGGGCGAAGCCGTCGTGCTTCGCAAGAAGCTGCCGGATGAGCGCCACTCGCTCACGCATAAGTTCTCGGTGGCAGGCCACGAGGGCTACATCCACGTCGGCCTCTATGAGGACGGCGCGCCGGGCGAGATCTTCGTACGGATGGCGAAAGAAGGCTCCACGATTTCGGGTCTGATGGACTCGTTCGCCACGGCCGTGTCCTTGGCCCTGCAACACGGCGTTTCGCTGCGCCTGCTCGTGGACAAGTTCTCGAGGACGCGCTTCGAGCCGGCTGGCTTTACGGGAAACCCGGAGATTCCAAGGGCCACGTCGCTCATGGACTACATTTTCCGCTGGCTGGAAGCCAAGTTCCTGCGCGAGGACGGCACCATTGGCGCCCCTTCGCTCAACGAAAAAGCCGACAAGGCCGCGGCGATCGTGGCGAAGCCGTCAACCCCGGCGCCGAAGGTGGAAGTGGTGGACGCGACCAAGGCCCCGCTCGAGAAGTTCGAGAGCCGGCCCATGTTCGGCTTCATCGCTCGCAGCGAGGCGCCGACCTGTCCCGAGTGCGGCGACATCATGGTGCCGAACGGCTCCTGCCACAAGTGCATCACCTGCGGCACGACCAGCGGCTGCAGCTGA
- a CDS encoding ATP-binding cassette domain-containing protein, with protein MRTSPEVPAHDAPDGGAADAWRLDEGLRSGVGAPDRLVRDEVLRLEDVSLLRQGRSVVDRICFSMGPGELLMLCGGRGAGKSTLMAIAASACRPNAGRVLIAGRDILGLQAGSLPFVRRNIGYLPPEPPLVLDETACENVMLALAVRGASPPQAEEGARKALREIGVCDEAVQSPVAELSWGERRLVAVARALVGAPPLVVLDEPAAGLSEADREALARGIDGARAAGAAVLCATADPAFASQLARRGARTLALEAGRLVGAPRMTLLRGERPGPAPAEGAPEGVGAAAPGFAPEVPDVKRDDVTELHDDDLAPWSGDDAGERTR; from the coding sequence ATGCGAACGTCGCCCGAAGTGCCCGCACACGACGCCCCCGATGGCGGGGCCGCAGACGCCTGGAGGCTCGACGAAGGGCTGCGTTCGGGCGTGGGCGCTCCCGACCGCCTCGTGCGGGACGAGGTGCTTCGGCTGGAGGACGTTTCACTTCTGAGGCAAGGGCGGTCGGTGGTAGATCGGATCTGCTTTTCGATGGGGCCCGGTGAGCTCCTCATGCTCTGCGGCGGCAGGGGCGCGGGCAAGAGCACCTTGATGGCCATCGCGGCGTCGGCGTGTCGCCCGAACGCGGGGCGGGTGCTGATCGCAGGCCGAGACATTTTGGGGCTCCAGGCGGGCTCTTTACCCTTCGTGCGCCGGAACATCGGGTACCTGCCACCCGAGCCGCCGCTCGTGCTCGACGAAACGGCCTGCGAGAACGTCATGCTGGCTCTGGCGGTGCGCGGAGCCTCTCCCCCGCAAGCCGAGGAAGGCGCTCGCAAAGCTCTGCGCGAGATCGGTGTGTGCGACGAGGCCGTGCAGAGTCCCGTCGCGGAGCTGTCTTGGGGGGAACGCCGCTTGGTCGCCGTCGCGCGGGCGTTGGTGGGGGCGCCTCCCCTGGTCGTGCTCGACGAACCGGCTGCGGGCCTCAGCGAGGCCGATCGGGAGGCCCTGGCCCGCGGTATCGACGGGGCACGGGCGGCCGGAGCCGCGGTTCTGTGTGCGACCGCGGACCCCGCGTTTGCCTCTCAGCTCGCACGTCGAGGCGCGCGCACACTCGCTCTCGAAGCGGGACGCCTCGTGGGGGCGCCCCGGATGACCTTGCTCCGGGGAGAGCGGCCCGGGCCCGCCCCGGCCGAAGGCGCTCCCGAAGGTGTTGGCGCCGCAGCCCCGGGCTTCGCCCCCGAGGTGCCCGACGTGAAGCGAGACGACGTGACCGAGCTTCACGACGACGATCTCGCGCCATGGTCCGGCGACGACGCCGGGGAGCGAACGCGATGA
- a CDS encoding arylsulfotransferase family protein, with translation MPRLGRARELVLGLCLLSSSCQRRDEAAQARHALASLPYLAEVPVKPEHAHKAGVVLHDAASAVPGLNLYTSKRWTEARLVDMEGRVVHVVRGEPSPPLSATIAPRIQEVLGGWMHVELGPSGNLFVIEEMRAVSQRDLSGKRSWTAEIPAHHDLAPTPDGRVFVLSATPRRLTVGGRAETFLDNVIVELSPKGRVRSRRSLLDLLAAHPETTQLLNAALAKRAGWSSEVNEGTLSLGSALERQQALPDLQAYLAGKPMPERLACMLLYLTPADVLHTNTLELLPHDVPLLGRKGDFLLSVRNLDLVLVISATTSQVSWHFGPGELEEQHQPSLLPNGHVLVFDNGVRSRRSRVLEIDPADNRIVWRYEGAAQGKSAFFTPFMGGAQGLDGGNVLITDSTSSRAFEVNRAGAIVWDYFDPSMIAEKPTEAARAARERRTLTLYRVARIPFDALPNALRP, from the coding sequence TTGCCGCGGCTCGGCCGGGCACGCGAGCTCGTGCTGGGGCTGTGCCTGCTCTCGTCATCGTGTCAACGACGGGACGAAGCGGCGCAGGCGCGCCACGCTCTCGCGAGTCTTCCTTATTTGGCCGAGGTGCCTGTAAAACCCGAGCATGCCCACAAGGCCGGCGTGGTCCTTCACGACGCCGCTTCCGCGGTGCCTGGCCTGAATCTGTACACGTCCAAGCGATGGACGGAGGCCCGTCTGGTGGACATGGAGGGCCGCGTGGTCCACGTGGTGCGGGGCGAGCCTTCGCCGCCTCTCTCAGCCACGATCGCCCCACGCATTCAGGAGGTCCTCGGCGGCTGGATGCACGTCGAACTTGGTCCCTCTGGCAACCTGTTCGTCATCGAGGAGATGCGGGCAGTCTCGCAGCGTGACTTGTCCGGCAAGCGCTCGTGGACCGCCGAGATCCCCGCGCACCACGATCTGGCGCCGACGCCCGACGGGCGCGTCTTCGTGCTCTCGGCCACACCCCGGCGCCTCACCGTCGGTGGCCGTGCGGAGACGTTTCTCGACAATGTCATCGTCGAGCTCTCGCCGAAGGGGCGCGTGCGCAGCCGGCGTTCGTTGTTGGACCTTCTGGCCGCTCACCCCGAGACGACGCAGCTGTTGAACGCGGCCCTCGCAAAGCGCGCGGGGTGGTCTTCCGAGGTGAACGAAGGCACGCTGTCACTCGGCAGCGCCCTCGAGCGCCAGCAGGCCTTGCCCGATCTGCAGGCCTATCTTGCTGGCAAGCCCATGCCCGAACGTCTGGCCTGCATGTTGCTGTACCTCACCCCCGCCGACGTGTTGCATACGAACACCCTAGAGCTGCTGCCGCACGATGTGCCGTTGCTGGGACGAAAGGGTGATTTCCTGCTCTCGGTCCGCAACCTGGATCTCGTGCTCGTGATTTCGGCGACGACGTCGCAAGTGTCCTGGCACTTCGGCCCCGGCGAGCTCGAGGAGCAGCATCAACCGTCGTTGCTACCCAACGGCCACGTGCTGGTGTTCGACAACGGTGTGAGGTCCCGGCGTTCCCGCGTGTTGGAGATCGACCCCGCTGATAACCGTATCGTGTGGCGCTACGAGGGGGCCGCGCAGGGCAAAAGCGCGTTCTTCACGCCGTTCATGGGCGGTGCACAGGGGCTCGACGGGGGCAACGTGCTCATCACCGATTCGACGTCGAGCCGCGCCTTCGAGGTGAACCGGGCTGGCGCAATCGTGTGGGATTACTTCGATCCCAGCATGATCGCCGAGAAGCCCACGGAGGCCGCACGCGCCGCCCGTGAACGCAGGACGCTGACGCTTTACCGGGTGGCACGCATCCCGTTTGACGCGCTCCCGAACGCGCTCAGGCCCTGA
- a CDS encoding low molecular weight phosphotyrosine protein phosphatase: MSSAEPIRVLFVCLGNICRSPTAEAVMRALCAQHGVHERFFIDSAGTGAWHAGEPPDRRSAAVGARRGMPLGGRARQVTKDDFIRFDYLLAMDRANRDELLALAPSAEARNKVALLRSFDSQSPPQAEVPDPYYGGSEGFDHVFDICVAACEGLLRTLTEPPEPPRAR, encoded by the coding sequence GTGAGCTCTGCCGAGCCCATCCGCGTGCTCTTCGTATGCCTGGGGAACATTTGCCGCTCGCCCACGGCCGAGGCCGTGATGCGCGCGCTCTGCGCACAGCACGGGGTGCACGAGCGCTTCTTTATCGACAGCGCCGGCACGGGGGCCTGGCACGCAGGTGAGCCCCCCGACAGGCGCAGCGCCGCCGTGGGCGCCAGGCGCGGCATGCCCCTGGGAGGACGCGCGCGGCAAGTGACCAAAGATGACTTCATCCGCTTCGATTACCTGCTGGCCATGGACCGCGCGAACCGCGACGAACTGCTGGCGCTCGCGCCCAGCGCCGAGGCTCGGAACAAAGTGGCCTTGCTGCGGAGCTTCGATTCGCAAAGCCCGCCGCAGGCCGAGGTGCCCGATCCCTACTATGGAGGGTCCGAGGGCTTCGATCACGTGTTCGACATCTGCGTGGCCGCCTGCGAAGGCTTGCTCCGCACCCTGACCGAGCCCCCGGAGCCCCCCAGGGCCCGCTGA
- a CDS encoding J domain-containing protein, translating to MGFGVFCCSDAQSLRRVLDPSSASAAVVRVRALALPSMFPSALREALNALPYRVACVVAPPEALPLEDRAVRLGDSVVFIAGRVAGRVPAEASDPVGAVFGLLSSGLSPRLGRSDQPRWEDDEGGDPFSVLGVSPAASLEQVRAAWRAKLAEYHPDKFMRAGSRIQAVAADESRRLNAAFARIAAQRGTRPLPKV from the coding sequence GTGGGGTTCGGTGTGTTCTGCTGCTCTGACGCGCAGTCGCTGCGCCGGGTGCTCGATCCCTCGTCAGCTTCGGCGGCGGTGGTGAGGGTGCGGGCGCTGGCCCTGCCCTCGATGTTCCCCAGCGCTCTGCGCGAAGCGCTCAACGCCTTGCCCTACCGGGTGGCCTGCGTGGTCGCTCCACCCGAGGCCCTGCCCCTCGAAGACCGCGCCGTGAGGCTGGGAGACAGCGTGGTGTTCATCGCCGGCCGTGTAGCAGGGCGTGTGCCCGCGGAGGCCTCCGATCCCGTGGGCGCCGTGTTCGGTTTGCTCTCGTCGGGCCTGAGCCCCCGCCTGGGACGAAGCGACCAGCCGCGCTGGGAAGACGACGAGGGTGGCGATCCGTTTTCGGTGCTGGGCGTGTCTCCCGCCGCTTCGCTCGAGCAGGTACGGGCCGCCTGGCGAGCCAAGCTGGCCGAGTACCACCCGGACAAGTTCATGCGCGCGGGCAGCCGCATCCAGGCCGTGGCGGCCGATGAGAGCCGCCGTCTCAACGCGGCCTTCGCGCGCATCGCGGCCCAACGAGGAACGCGGCCTCTTCCCAAGGTGTGA
- a CDS encoding DASS family sodium-coupled anion symporter, translating to MTEPDLGLPERPRPPALALPTMMSDTRHAVATLFGRLEITSTRRLLSFFACLAAAGLATWMAVRSHSGLSAAGTRGFFILVLAAALWVTEALPAFAVGILVIALQIALLGQPGGVFVKTSHDWERFVVVLGHPLIWLFFGGFILAAGAAKTALDRRMALTLLPWLGQQRKWILAGCMGLTFSFSMFMSNTATTAMMLALLAPFVAALPAGDRYTRAVILGVATSANLGGMGSLIGTPPNAIAVAALARKGESVSFLHWLIVGLPPALLMAGLAWAFLVFRYAGRGPLMADPSAETSIVRALRASGESGAPRWQRWVTVATFMGTVGLWMTGQWHGLPTAIVSFVPIVALTATGILGREDMQRLPWDVLFLLAGGLALGEMVQSTGVATWIVSNLPLDGVGPIGLALAMTYACVLLSNLMSNTAAANVLVPIGVTLAVGFEARVAIPIAFGASAAMALPISTPPNALAYASGKLQSRDFLVLGIAVGLLMPALGVGWMTLVEAVGVSPEGMGPGR from the coding sequence GTGACCGAGCCCGACCTAGGCCTGCCCGAGCGACCCCGGCCGCCCGCGTTGGCGCTGCCCACGATGATGTCCGACACACGCCATGCGGTCGCGACTTTGTTTGGACGCCTCGAGATCACCTCGACCAGGCGGTTGCTCTCGTTCTTCGCGTGTCTTGCGGCCGCAGGCCTTGCCACGTGGATGGCGGTACGGTCTCACTCGGGCTTGTCGGCGGCAGGCACACGTGGCTTCTTCATTCTGGTTTTGGCGGCTGCCTTGTGGGTGACGGAGGCGTTGCCCGCGTTCGCCGTTGGTATTCTCGTCATCGCGCTCCAGATCGCGCTACTGGGCCAACCGGGGGGCGTCTTCGTGAAGACATCGCACGACTGGGAGCGCTTCGTGGTGGTCTTGGGCCACCCGCTCATCTGGTTGTTCTTCGGGGGTTTCATCTTGGCCGCAGGGGCGGCGAAGACCGCGCTCGATCGCCGAATGGCGCTGACGCTGCTGCCGTGGCTCGGTCAGCAACGCAAGTGGATCCTGGCCGGGTGCATGGGCCTCACGTTCTCGTTTTCCATGTTCATGTCGAACACGGCCACCACGGCCATGATGCTGGCCCTGCTGGCGCCCTTCGTGGCCGCGTTGCCAGCAGGGGATCGGTACACACGGGCCGTGATCTTGGGCGTGGCCACCTCGGCCAACCTCGGCGGCATGGGGAGCCTCATCGGAACGCCGCCGAACGCGATCGCCGTGGCAGCGCTCGCGCGGAAGGGGGAGAGCGTCAGCTTCCTGCACTGGCTCATCGTGGGCCTGCCACCGGCGCTGCTGATGGCGGGCCTGGCGTGGGCCTTTCTCGTGTTCCGCTACGCGGGTCGCGGGCCGCTGATGGCCGACCCCAGCGCTGAAACCTCGATCGTGCGTGCGCTGCGGGCCTCGGGTGAGTCAGGCGCGCCCCGCTGGCAGCGCTGGGTGACCGTGGCGACCTTCATGGGAACCGTGGGGCTGTGGATGACAGGACAATGGCATGGCCTGCCCACGGCGATCGTCTCCTTCGTGCCCATCGTGGCCTTGACGGCCACAGGCATCCTCGGGCGAGAGGACATGCAGCGTTTGCCCTGGGACGTCCTGTTCCTGCTCGCCGGGGGCTTGGCCCTCGGCGAGATGGTGCAATCCACGGGCGTGGCGACCTGGATCGTCTCCAATCTGCCCCTGGATGGGGTGGGCCCGATCGGGCTTGCGCTCGCGATGACCTACGCCTGTGTGCTCCTGTCGAACCTGATGAGCAACACGGCTGCTGCCAACGTGTTGGTGCCGATCGGTGTCACGTTGGCCGTGGGCTTCGAGGCCCGGGTGGCCATCCCGATCGCCTTCGGTGCCTCCGCCGCCATGGCGCTTCCGATCTCCACGCCGCCGAACGCGCTCGCGTACGCAAGCGGGAAGCTGCAAAGCCGCGACTTCCTCGTCTTGGGGATCGCCGTGGGCCTGCTCATGCCGGCGTTGGGCGTGGGATGGATGACGCTCGTGGAGGCCGTGGGCGTGTCGCCTGAGGGCATGGGTCCCGGGCGCTGA
- a CDS encoding bifunctional adenosylcobinamide kinase/adenosylcobinamide-phosphate guanylyltransferase has product MFTFVTGGFRSGRSNYALRRACELGPPPWCYVSLGLDTDDAIAKRLAHHRRDQEAIWHTKPIPEKVADLVSPEALAPYGSVVIDGFSRWIEERLTAHPELSDAQLIADVEELADRLYRTTVPVVLVTREVGLARPPEDPLLKRAFRLTASANQILASSATHVSLLISGVPLRVR; this is encoded by the coding sequence ATGTTCACGTTCGTCACTGGCGGCTTTCGCTCTGGCAGATCGAACTACGCGCTTCGTCGTGCGTGCGAGTTGGGGCCACCGCCTTGGTGCTATGTCAGCCTTGGCCTCGACACCGATGACGCCATCGCCAAGCGCCTCGCGCATCACCGGCGCGACCAGGAGGCCATCTGGCACACCAAGCCCATCCCGGAGAAAGTCGCGGATCTGGTTAGCCCCGAAGCCTTGGCCCCCTACGGCTCCGTGGTGATCGATGGGTTTTCTCGATGGATCGAGGAACGACTCACCGCCCACCCCGAGCTGAGTGACGCCCAGCTCATCGCAGACGTCGAGGAGTTGGCCGACCGGCTCTACCGCACCACCGTCCCCGTGGTGCTGGTCACCCGAGAGGTGGGCCTTGCACGTCCTCCCGAAGATCCCCTCCTCAAGCGAGCGTTTCGTCTAACGGCGAGTGCAAACCAGATCCTGGCAAGCAGCGCCACTCACGTCTCGCTGCTGATAAGCGGCGTGCCCTTGCGCGTGCGATGA